In Carassius carassius chromosome 14, fCarCar2.1, whole genome shotgun sequence, the genomic stretch GACAGATGGTCAGATGTTCTTACTTTCtcaagatgctctttggatcaTTCTCAGATCGTGCTGGAAAACATAATTATCAGGTTTTCCACTAACTTGTGAAGGTCATGCAGCTCAAGTGCTGCATTATTTCTAAGCAAAACCATATGCTAAGACATAATGAattcattttaaacttttaactcACATTGTTATGCAGATaatcttatttttaaaaaagcattttcactTTTGGTccacaaaattaatttttttgcagcATTACTCAAAACTTAGAACATTTATACAAAATGAAAACAGCAGTTTGAAGAAATGTCTTGAGCTCGATCAATGATTCACTGGCTGTTCCCTCACCATGCTATTGTCTTTCTCCACCCATGTCcccgtctgtgtgtgtctgtctcctgTGTcaggctgcgtggcgtctctacTCCACAGACCACTCCAGAACATACCTGAGTGCCACATGGCTGTTCTATAAAAGTGTTCTCCCTCCTCAAAGGCATGTATCAATGCAGTAACTGATGGAAGAGCGCTTACATGAACCAGTTgttactaatcttttttttttcttttgttgttctcCTTTTTTTCCAACCCTTGCTTTTTTCCTGGCCTTAtgtatttctctttttattttctacTGTCCTCATTTCCCTCCCTATTTTCCTGGTTTTGTATATTCTGCACGTAGTGTGTGTGGCGTAGCTATGCGGCTGATGAGAACTCGGTTTCCATTGCTACCTGGAAGCCTCATTTGAAGGCGTTGCATACCTGCAGCCCTACAAAGTAGGTACAACTCTGGCAGCTGGTGTCGTATTTGGTGTCAGTGCTTCTGTAGCTCTCATTTTCCCACTTCCCTCAGCAAATAAACTCTGTTTTCCCTCAATCTGTCTCTCATCCATCTCTTCCGTGCCCTACTGTAGTCTATAGATATCCTTGCTTATTTAAATCCTCATTAGGTCACTGAAAAAACGCGTATGGCCAGATGTCagaagtataaataaaatatagccaAGTATGATACTTTGTCAAAATTAAAAGTCAAAATATCTTTCCTAAATCTTAAACGAATTGCTACTGAATAACTTTCTTCTCCGAAGTTCAAgttttatcttgcaattcagacttataacacatttttgtttacatcTGCAATTTTAAGATCACATTTCACACTTAAGACTTTTTTTCCAAAGTTGTGAGCATATATTTCACTATTCTAATTTTATCCCTCATGTGATCAGCTaacatttcagactttttttttttttttatatctcttgGAGTTTATATCTCTTTTAAGAGGGATGTCAAAAGTTTGAGATTTACACTGATAATTAtgatgaagtcagaattgtgtattataaactcgcaattcaaaGAACAAAGTCTAAATTGCAAGTTGTTAACTTGGTGACATAAAATCAGTTTTGTTATAAATGTTACTCTGTGGTGGAAGCAGCTTTCATAGATTGctgaaatgaacaaaaataaggaTTTCAACAAACAACAATATTTCTTTAATACAAACCCAACTCTTCTGAGTCCTTAAATTTTCATTTACTAAATAAAGAAAGAACTTTACATTAGTCAGAACTTTAAATGCAACACCGCATGGTTTTACAATTCTTTGATGCTGTATTGCTATTAATATAGAATCATGTGTTCATACTCAAATCAAGTTGTTCATTCCTGAGGATAGCTAGAattagaacatatttttttagGTAAAAGACCCTGTGTTGGTAACTGATTAAAAATCTCTTCATGAGGACAAATAATAGTAAACTGTAGTGGAGGCTAATTACcatgaaatgcattttattagCTTGTGTGAGCATAATTTGAATGGCCCTGTAGCTCTGTGAGATGcacaataaatatcaaatatttggGTCATTCATTATGTTCTGCAAAATATTTCCTCTGTTCTTTGGAAGGTTAAATGGGTATGACAATTCAAACATTTTGAATTGCCCTTCAGTCATTGTCATGTCATTCACTAAGAGAACAAATACTCAGTTTCAGTAGTTTCCCATAATAATACTTGATGTACAGTTACTGAAATAGTTCACAACCCTCAGGTTTTGACAGTGAACAGAAGTCTTCTGTATAACTGAAGCTTCAAAGTTTCCATTTGGATGAGAGCCACAGCCTAACACCAGCTTCCTCGTGTGTATGCTGTGGCTGACTGAAATTTCCCCTGCGTTGCCCAGAACAGATAAATCAAACTGAACGGTAGCCAGGACAGTTTGTGGACAGACACCTGAAGACAGACACATGACAATGCTCTGACAAATGGGTGTACCGCTATATTCAGACAATTCCCCAATTCTGGAGTAATTACACACCGAGCAGCCCCTGATAACACAGCTGTCCCTCTTCTGTTAGTGCTCGTCTTAGTCAGCTTGACTGTGCATTGCTCATAGCTTGCATGCCTGCTTGTTTGCTGCCTGTCTTAAAAAAAGACTCTCCATCTCTCCCTActcttaatgtgtgtgtgtgtgtgtgtgtgttgtggtatatttgtttaatttcctttttttaacatttaaactataaGTGACACAGTGAAATATATTGGTGTGTCATTCCTACAGTGAAACACTTAGTATATTTCAGAGGCATTTGTGTCTCTTCTGTAGTTGCCTTATTAGATTCTGTCGTTCATGTGAAGTGTTAATATCCTGCCTCTTTTCTCTCTATGTTTTTAACTAACACCTGAAGGAAAGACCAGGGGGAATCCATCAGCAGGTTTGTTGTTCTCGTATCTACATCCTCCTAGTGTCcggaatgttttaattatttaagtatCGATTGTCTTTTAGCTTCCATGGCATCAATAAAAATAGGGAGAAGAATTAAGTCGATTCAGTCATGGCATGTTACATGTCTTGCTTTATCATTCACTCCCAttgattttttgtttatttgaaatagtagcTATAGTATGTGTGGTATCTGCTAATTATCACAGAATAAACCAAGACAGGATGATCAGGACACCAATGTGAAGCTAACTGTACTGTCGCTTATAACAAGGCTACatataatttgtaaaattttgatttgaattttttatttattatagtacttataaattataatcagtaatatatattttttttttttcagcaaggatgcattaaattgattaaaagttgcagtaaagactttttaatgtttacattttgaaaatttcAGATAAAGGCTGTTttttaaaactttctattcatcaaagaatcctgaaaaaaatatgacTTTTAACAAAACATATTAAGTATGATAATAATGTTAATTGAGCCCCGATATATAttgtgtaatatataatattaatcagtatattataatgatttctgaaggatcatgtgatgatgaatactgaagtaatggctgctgaaagtttAGGTTTTCCATCACAgttacattaatatattaatatatatatatatatatatttaacttatgttggctgcatttatttaataaaaagccATTACAACATAGTAATACtgtgaattaatatatatatatatatatatatatatatatatatatatatatatatatatatatatatatatatatatatatatatataacttatgtaatcttttgaatagtagtgtgatttaatttaaaaatatatttatgtacattaattaatattaatatataaatgcaattatattttaatatataaatatactattcTAGAGAGAAGCACAGAGTGATGCACGGAACATGAAAGTAGCACCAGTATTTTGTTTTGGACAATAGACAAATATACAGTTTCATGGTTTAGTTTCACTACTGCATTGGCCACAATTGACCAATCCCAAACAAATTTTTCAGAGAACCATTTTTAGTTAAAGTCTTAGAACAGTAGCGTAGCTGTGGAGCAGCTTCAGTTTGCTAACTTGCTAAGAACAAGTGTTCATCTCTACCAaagagtgttttgtgtgtgtgtgtgtgtgtgtgtgtgtttgtacttgcAGGGCTTCTTCTGTAATAGACAAGTACTTTGGCCTACTTTTCTCTGTCTGCCTACATGGACAGAGACGTGATGCACTTTTTCCATTCGGAGATTGTTTATATTGAGCGTTATGTATTACTACTGTACAGCCAGGAGAAAACAAAGATGACAGCATAAATGCATTAAAGTGTTTTACAGTTTTATCCTTCTTCTTTTCCCCCGATAACAACCCCCATCCTCTTCTAAATACATTTCATCAATAGGCCCTGTAAGTAAAAGTCAAAAGTAGTGACTCAGTTCCAGACTTAGCTGTTGACATTTAGGACTGTGTGCATGTTTGTACACAGTACTTGACTATGTTTAGACAAATTAAAAGACTGTCGCATCTGCAAGGCCACAGTGTGGTCAGATGTTTGCTGTCAGGCTGGtaactttttgttttaaaagtgATTTCAGCAGGGGTGAAGCTTATTGCCCAAGGCTTTTTCTTATTTGAATCCTCACGCTTTCAATTAGAGCTGGAATTGGATGTTTGCATGGTTCATATTAAATATGTGAAGAGCGGAGCACCAGCACTCAGACTTAAATGAAGTCATTTACAGTTGGAAAAGCCCCACAGTGTGTGGCAAATGTGTCATTAAATGTGATGGAAAATTAATCTTCAAATTTCAAAGGCATTACAGCAAACAAAAAGCTTGTGAAACCTTTTAAATGGATGAACATTAAGTCTTTAGTCTTTAAGAAAACATTAGGTATAATCCACATTATCCATTTATACTGGTTAGAGAGTGAAAGGaacaaaatatttacagaatGATCATTTATAATTAACCAACTAATCCAAGAAAGTTTGTCAAATTCTTTGGTTGTTAGACAAGGTTTGTACACTGTTTACTTCTAATATATTTCTAGTGTGAATGTGCTTGTGAGTGTGTGTAGTTTGGTCAGTGCTAATTAAACTTTAAATTACCATGTTTGGTTGCAAAAACATGccaatttatttagcattttgctCCATTTTTACTACCAAGTCGTGTCTCTGTTTCGATTTTGTTCCATCCGTATAATTCTTCCACTTAAGGAGATTGTTTCTGCTCACAGTCTATCTAACTCATCTGCCATCTGTCTTCCTCATTTCCTTAGTAAGGGTCATAGTAATAGACAGAGGCTCTTCAGGAGGTATACCACACGGAAATATAGGTACCCAGCATCCCCCACTGCTCCAGCAATATGACCAATGTGAATGCTGACTAACCTTATGCATGGAGGATGACGGCCACCTCAGATAACCTTACAGACCCTACAGAGGGTCTAATATGAGGGTCTTACTGCCTGTTGCCTGAAAGATTTAACTGCCACTGACTGATCTATACAATAACCTTATCTGACATGCAGGAATTACTCTACAATATTATTACCAAAATGAAACAATATCTAATTTATTCAAAGATTCTAAACTTAAGACCACCAGTTTTCCAACATCCCACATTGTAATGCAGGAATAATCTGATCAAGTGGTTAAAGGTTCGGTTTAGTTGTGAAGGATATCTCTGATTGAACTGTATATCTCCCTGTTACACATTAGTCTTAACCTGCATGTTGCATGTGCATGAAATTTAGCTCTATATTCTTGTAAGTCACATTTATAGCATTATGTCTTCACTCTCCTTTTACATAACATCTCTTTCACATAAAAAACTCAATACCAAGCATGAGCTCAGTGGACTATGTAGACATCCAGCATGAATTAAGAACCCCAGCTTATGGAATACCTATAGAACTGTTCTGCTCATAAACTGTTAATATTCAGGGCCTCTACATCAGGCTTAGAAAGATACATGGAAATGTTGTCAGGCTGCTCCACACAGAAGGTTTCAAAAGAAGTAGGGTGGTTAGAGAGTCATTCCTCAGAATGCTGCTTGCTGATTGGTGGAAGCCATTTAATGAGGTTTGTGTTGCATGATGGTCTTTTGCTGCAATTTATGAGAAAAGTTTAGAACCGTTTTTGAGGCTTTGGCGAAAGAACTCCCAAGTAAGATGTGGTTCCTAATCGTATCAACAACCAGTTTTACTGGAGGAATTTAGTAGAGAATCTTGCAAGTCCAAAATAAGCCATcagaatagtttttattaatcCAAACTTTAGTTGAATACATCTTTATTTTCATTCCATGTTTAATTATTTCTCTGTTTACTTGTCCCTTCCCACTTCCCATCCTCTTCCATCCCTCTTCTTTCCTCTCCTGCAGTCAAAAGCTAAGTTTTCGGGAGCGTGTGCGCATGGCCAGTCCTCGCGGTCAGAGCATGAAGAGCAGACAGATGTCAGTGAATGACCGACGCTCTCCTGCCACAGAGGTTGGGGTTGAGGGCAGCAGCCCTGCCAAGGTCCAGAAGAGCTGGAGCTTCAATGACCGAACACGCTTCCGGCCATCACTGAGACTCAAGAGCCAATCGCGCACAACGGCTGAAGGTGAACAGCTTTTTTTATTTGGTTGCTGTTGTTCCACTTCTATTGTAACAGATTTAGGAATGTTCTCATTAGCTGATAATCTGACCTGTGGTTTATTTTGCTTCACAAATTATTAATtacttcattttaaaataattgtcatGTTTGCTGTTTTATTTGCTAGTCTTGACACCAAATGACCCTTTATAAATAAGAATGTGTGTTTCCCtatatattgtattgtttttttggaCTTATTTACAAATGCACTGGGCTGCAGTGGGAGAACATGGTCTCCCATGGGACCCTCTGTTTGCACTAGTTTGCTCGGCTCATGCTCCCATCACTAGAATGCCCCTCAGGGAATAAGAGTGCAAAGTATAGATAGCGACACTGTTTATAAGAGGATTTTCAGTATTGACAGAATCCTGTACATCAGTCACAAAGGATTGACAGAAGCATGGTCCCATGGGAAAATAAAACAGGGAAatagtttagtaaaaaaaaatttatctgtTCATTGGCCTTGTCAGGGCTTCGCTTGGAATGTTGCTTACAATCAAAAGTAGTGAAGTAACAAAATGTTTGGAtgttaaaaagtgattttaaaccaCATGTCCAAGTGCCCCCATCACTGCTGCTACATAAATTAACATGAGTTTACAGGGACAGGTTTAAATGGACTAAAAGACTGGAGAAGATTGCAAAACGTCACCAAAGAGAGAAGTCTGACGTTTTTCGCCTAAAGATTGAGATAtgctattttcaaaaataaataaatacataaataaaaaattctaagtgtatataaatatattttacacaataagatcaataacacACATTTAGACATACAGAAAATAGGTTAAATTTTAGTTTCATGACGGACTTCTACACAGCACATCAGATCAGATGGATAGATCACTTCTTCTAGTCACTCTCCAACACTGCACCTACATGCTTTGTTATTGTTATACCATAAGATTTATTGTAACATTCCCAATCAGTACATTTTCACAGAAGTGCGCAGTTACTACTAACAAGCAGATTTTGCAAAGGTAGCTTCTCAGTGGCAGCAGCGATCGAGCTCCAGCCCTGTTTGAGACCCTTCAACCCAAAATGAATCTCATACCTGCTGTGCTACCCCTCTCTGGCTTCATACTCTTACGGTATATAGCAAACACTATAGATCCATCACAGTTTACTATATATAACCCACAAGCCACTGCTGAGGAAGAGAAAATTCTTTACATTTTGATAGCAATCTGTCATCCTCTGCCGTTTATCTGTGTCCCGCACTGCTACTGCTGATGGGGTCAGACATCACACAGTTTAAATGGAAGAATTCGTTCTCTTCTACAagcatcatatattttgtctgttACCTGTTTGAATGCTATTTTGATTGATATCTGTATAGGCTTTCTTTACTTTTCAGCCTAGTTTAGTTTTCAGCCTTTTTGAGGAcacaaaaatttgtaaaaaaaaaaataggtttttGCTTGCTGTGATTCAGATTgcttcactttctctctctttctctcatagcTGACACAAATATTGGACCGGATGATGCTTTTGATGAGAAGGGTTGTCATTGTGATGTGACTGTGGAAGATCTATCTGCCCCACTGAAGGCAGTGATCAGGGCTGTCAGGTGAGTTTGACTTCACAGAGAGCGTTGTTCTCCCATTGTGAAAGCTTGAAGTATTCACACTGTAGTTGCAGGGTTGAAAACACTTATTTTGACCTTCCTGGCCTATTAAGGCATCAAGGTTAGATCATCGCTGCTGTCTCTCTCCTGCTGGGACAGGCCACTGATTTTGCTTCATGTGACTTCACTTCCATCGCTCCAAACTATTAGGGTCTCCCAGGTGGGCTGAGATTTTTCCCTCTCCTCTTTCCCAGGGTGTCGGATAGAAATGTTCACAGTCAGTTCTGCTTACACACCAGCTCTGACAGGAAGAAAACTCACCGGGACTTGAATCTGCAAGACATTACAGAAACAGATCAGTGAAATCTGCTCCCCTGTCAATATTTCCTTTTCACCTTCACTCTGCAGAATGTCGCGCATAGAATATGTTTAGGTTTCAGTGTGTCTGTGGTAATACCTGTGTTTTCATGGCTAATGTCATCTGTAGCACATAGATTTATAGAACATGAGCCTTACTTGAGTAATAAACTGTTTTTAAAGCAGAGGTATAGCTAATGgtatttttttcctttggtttatAAACTGTTGTGGTATTTGTGACTCATTTCTGCCCTCTAGTGGTTCAGAGCAAGCTTACACAACTTTCAGGCTTGTTTATTTGTGAGTTGCAAAGAGGTTTGCTTTGTTGTACTGATTGCATATGTACATAATTGAATGTTTATAGATTTATCTTAATATgtaactaaaaatatattttttacgaAATTTTAAAGTTCATGGTTGAAACAATTCAAATAgttcatggtaaaaaaaaaaacttatttcaaGATGCATTTAATGAAAttgtttcttattatttttttaataaaaatgttttaataaactcacattaaatatatttaaactgcaaatgagaaaaaaacatattGTACTATTTTTCCTTACATTTACtacatatgtctgtgtgtgataATTTCTAATCAAAAGTTAGTTGagttttgtttcttgtttcacTGTTGACAGGATAATGAAATTCCATGTGGCCAAGAAGAAGTTTAAGGAAACGCTTCGACCGTATGATGTGAAAGATGTGATTGAGCAATACTCTGCTGGTCACCTGGATATGCTGTGTCGTATCAAGAGTCTCCAGACTAGGTGAGATTAACCAGCCCTGGTTGTGTGGTGAAAATATGTTCAATGTGATCATGTgactaaatgttttaaaataatttataagttcTCAGTccgggtttcttttttttttgcaaaaatattcTCACACACCAATGCACATTAACAAATGCAGTTAgcacaaaaacatatttacagaaaGCTGTACAGAAAATAGTTCAATAGGTttgttttttatgcacatttcCTACATCTACATGTCCGTGTCTGTCTTATCTCCCTGTGTGCACTCTCCCATTCAGGTTGGACACCATTGTGGGTCCACAGACCCTGAGTCGCAAAGCCAAGACCTTTTCTTCTCCTTCCCTGCACTTGTATTACAGCCAGGCCAAGAGGAAACACTCTGCCCCAGGGTCAGCCGACCCACAATCCCCCACCCTAAACTCTTTTAACTCTTTAACATCCAGAATCCAGAGTCAAATGCTGAGGCTGTGTGTCTAATTCTCCAGTGTCAATAACCGTCTGGACATCAGCATCACAGCAGTAAAGAGCTAAAcacttaaaaatacatacatacatatacataaataaataaaatatctaaagacCCTTAAATCAAGATAAATTGTGTGATATTAAATTTGGATTTCAGACAATATATACGTTTATTTCTTAAATCTAATTGCTTGTTGAAACattaaaagtatattttgtgAGCTTTATGTTTATGAAACTATTTATCAATGAGACGGAAATACAAAGTAATACATCTTAATTCAAGTTATATTATCTGAAGTTATTATGCAGTCTTATCTAAAGGATATTTAGATATGTTTAATGCAAACAAGACAAAAATTCTGAGCAAAAAgaaactaccgttcaaaagtttggcatcAGTTTGTTGTATTAATCATTTCTAAAGGACCATTTGACaccaaataaattattattttttttttgacaatgtgTATTTTTGCAGTAAAGGCTGGATATGTTTGTGATGTGTCAGTGACCCAAAGCCTCAAGCTTTTGGCTCTGTTCAATTATTCCTTCATCTCTCCATTTTTCTCCATCTAGAACTTTCTCCCTGTTTAACAAGGTTGGCAGTGCTAAACCAGCATAACCGTGATGCAGTGCATGGTTTTAGATGAATGTGCCTGTGTATAGATTCATTCTTCTCAGCTTTCCCTATTATTTGGGTCCCAAAGCTTGATTTTTGTTCAACATTTTGTCTGGCATGGAAGTAGCATAATAAAATGTTGTTATTCTTTAATATTTCAAAGGTGTGTAATCAGTAGTTTTTTGCCAGCTCTGATTTGAACAACTATCTATAACTTACATCTACTTAAATATCAGATAGTGACTGACTTTGAAACTGACTTTGAAGCAACAGTTAAGAATTTAACCTAGATTACTGAGACCTTTGTTTTGATCAATAATATGTGTTAGTAAATCGCATGTAGTAATAGTATCTTGTCATGATGCCGAAAGTACCTTCTCTTCAACCTTCTCTCTCCTCCCTTTTACTTGACGGCACAACCATAAAAATGTACTTGACCCCCGTATGTTTTCTCATCTAGACTCGCCACAGCTGTGGGTCCACATCAGACACTCAGCACCAAAGCCAGGAACCTTTCCTCTCCCTCTCTACACATGTATTACAGCCAAAGCAAGAAGAAGCACGCTGGGTCAGAGGCCTGTAGCAGGCTGGGGGCTAGTCATGGGGCTGCACTTACCTCAATCACTTCATATTGTGAACGGGGTCCAATGGTGATGATGTACAGTATTAAGCTAAAACGATCCATAGGGTTTAGGGCTTTGTTAAGGGGCTGAAGTAAATAAGTCATATCTTGACATTTAGACATTTCagcttattttaatgcttttgtcaTTTGAAAGTGTGCTAAGGCCACATTGAGAACAACTACTGATGGGAATCATAGAcctctaggtttttttttttaattatttatcatcTTCATCATTGGACTCCAaggtgataaaaataaaaagggaatGTTTTCAACCAATGAGATGATTTATGAACTGTGTAGCTCACACTCTGATTGGTTCAGCTGATTGATGTTGGTTTAACTCAAAGTCCTCTTGCACAATAGATTTGAAAAGGCAAGGAAGAATTAAGATGTTTTTTCTAACAAATAAATTGAGAATCACAGATTGAAATGTGCAATCCCGAATATATTAATACTGTACATAGTCTGCATATTTTCTGCATAGATACCCTGGACTATCATAGACTACATCTACCTGAAAATGTACATTACTACATTATGTTAAAGATCTTGCTCACTAGGGGTATCTTGGGAGCATGGTTTATCATTTTGGATTTGAAATTATAATTAACTGGCATAAGTGGATCATCAGATACAGCCAATTCTTACATACAGCAAGTAAcataaaatgtaaagaaattaattttcagttaaaaaaaattacagaaatatATCAGCATCTCTTCCTTCTCTCCTTTTAACATAGAAAAAGTAGCTGTTGGTGATGCGCTAACTTGATTTCTTCTTCACTAACCAAAGTCCAGTCTCATCCTGCTGTGCTGTTCCATGCTCGAGCTCAAGGAACAATTTGTAAAGGTGTGCATCCTCatgtatactttattttttttccttatagGGTGGATCAGATACTGGGAAAGGGCCAGATTTCAGTGGACAGAAAAGGCAGGGAGAAAATCCTCCCAGAAGGAGAATCCTTGGAGCATGACATGAGCATGCTTGGCCGTGTCTGTAAAGTAGAGAGACAAGTAAGCCATATTAACTTGATGGTTTTATAAAACATACTACTGTTCAGAGTTTTGGGGTCAatactatttttttgttttgttttgttttttaggaaattaatacttttattaagcaaggatgcattaaattgatcgaaagtgaccgttaaattatttatcatttatcaataAAGCTTGTATGCTGTGTTTGctttctaatcatcaaagaatcctgagacaaatgtatcacagttttcacaaaaatgttgaGCAGCACTTCTGTTTTCTGTATTGATAAAAATAGGACATTTTCCTGAAAACAAAATtagcggtaacactttagaataggtaacacttgttaactattaactacgacatttctctcaataaattcttaatttgctgcttattaatagtaagtaaggtagttgttaggtttaggtattaggtaagattagggatgtagaataaggtcaagtagaataaggcattattaataatatgttataatatgttattatgttataatattaattattatgttataataATTAATGGCAATATGTTCTTAactagcactaatacatggctaatattctagtaatatgcatgctaataagcaactaatatgtgttacctattctaaagtgttaccaaattagcttttagaataatttctgaaggatcatgagacactgaagactggagaaatggctgctgaaaatagcTTAGCCtttacaggaatgaattacattttgaagtatatgaaactagaaaacagttcttttatattgttaaaatatttcacaatattagtctttactacacttttgatcaaataaatgcaaacttctttcaaaagcataaaaatcttaccaaccccaaaccttttgaCAGTAGTGTACTTGCACACATTTACAATAATTAAGCATAAAATTCAGAAAAATccaatgtgatgtttttatttataatataatacaggTACAGTCCATTGAGTCAAAGCTGGACTCATTACTTGATATATACCGGCAAGTGTTGCAAAAAGGCTCCTCTTCGATGCTTGGTCTGTCTGCTTTGCCTTTGTTCGAGCTGGATCAAACCTCCGACTACCAAAGCTCCATACATGGCAAGGATTTGTCATCCTCCTCCCAGCTTACCGGCAGCAGTGTGTCTCGTTCGGGCAGCAGTAACCTGCACCGTGGTCTTCATCTGGCTCTGGCCCCTAGTGAACTCAACTTGGGTACTGGTTACCCGCATTCTGCCTCCTCCTTCTCACCTTCCCCTCTCCTAAACAACCAACCTTCCAGCCCTGACAGTTTCTACCCAGCGTCCCCTCCTCCCATTCTCACCCCCAACAACCTTTCCAGAAGTCACCAGCGGTTTAGTGAGCTGACTAGGCCGGTCCCAACAGTACATTCAACGTCATCTACCCTTCAGCTCCCGCCTATGATACCAACGCCTCAAAGTCGGCCTACCAGCCTTATCCCAGAGACACTACAGGAGAGCCAGGCGGAGTGTCTGAGCAATTGCCTGTTGACTACCCAAACCGAGGATGAGTCAGACAAAGAAGCCGAGAGTATTCAAAGCACGGTACAGCTACGGGACAAGCCCGAACGTAACCCCAAGGAAGCTGGGTCATGGAGAAGACACTTGAGCCTTGACATTGATCCTCTTATGCTCATGTCTTCCACAACAGCTGCCTCGCTACAGGTCGAGTGTGGGCTCGGCAAGTCTCTTTCCGCTCAGAACCTCATGCTACCGACTGCTGCCAACTGCCATCCCAGCCTGTCCACTCGGAGCAGCGGCAGCAGCAACAACGAGTCCGGCGACCGTG encodes the following:
- the kcnq5a gene encoding potassium voltage-gated channel subfamily KQT member 5 isoform X3, with protein sequence MPRNHSGDEGGTGLWMKTSQHYGMKDVEAGRGTMNSATRTVDSLLPTPGTTGAGGSENQRRKQGARLSLLGKPLAYSAQSGRRNARYRKLQNYLYNVLERPRAWAFVYHAFVFTLVFGCLVLSVFSTIPAHMDLSNHCLLILEFVMIVVFGLEYIIRIWSAGCCCRYRGWQGRLRFARKPFCVIDIIVLIASIAVVSAGSQGNIFATSALRSLRFLQILRMVRMDRRGGTWKLLGSVVYAHSKELVTAWYIGFLVLIFSSFLVYLVEKEFNKQFATYADALWWGTITLTTIGYGDKTPQTWTGRLLSAGFALVGISFFALPAGILGSGFALKVQEQHRQKHFEKRRNPAASLIQCVWRSYAADENSVSIATWKPHLKALHTCSPTKKDQGESISSQKLSFRERVRMASPRGQSMKSRQMSVNDRRSPATEVGVEGSSPAKVQKSWSFNDRTRFRPSLRLKSQSRTTAEADTNIGPDDAFDEKGCHCDVTVEDLSAPLKAVIRAVRIMKFHVAKKKFKETLRPYDVKDVIEQYSAGHLDMLCRIKSLQTRVDQILGKGQISVDRKGREKILPEGESLEHDMSMLGRVCKVERQVQSIESKLDSLLDIYRQVLQKGSSSMLGLSALPLFELDQTSDYQSSIHGKDLSSSSQLTGSSVSRSGSSNLHRGLHLALAPSELNLGTGYPHSASSFSPSPLLNNQPSSPDSFYPASPPPILTPNNLSRSHQRFSELTRPVPTVHSTSSTLQLPPMIPTPQSRPTSLIPETLQESQAECLSNCLLTTQTEDESDKEAESIQSTVQLRDKPERNPKEAGSWRRHLSLDIDPLMLMSSTTAASLQVECGLGKSLSAQNLMLPTAANCHPSLSTRSSGSSNNESGDREPLADWGDTELLVNDKEVDTTEGDSYHLHQQSNDTTFSSELLRTGASGLSPSQAGPRDVLESHKLPHVCLE